A single genomic interval of Koleobacter methoxysyntrophicus harbors:
- the cobK gene encoding precorrin-6A reductase — protein sequence MIFVLAGTTEGRKIVKSLVEKGIRVIASTATPYGGELLDSRCEVITRPLNTDDMIQVIKNRGVVELIDATHPFARKVSENAKKAAKLTGISYKRINREEVEVGYDKVIYVDGFQEAAQLAKRFNGTVFLTVGSKNLEAFAMQRKHYDRLVARILPINESVEKARNLGFKPADIIALQGPFSVELNKTLFKEYDAGVVITKDSGYTGGLHTKIEAAKHLNIPVIIINKPKI from the coding sequence ATGATTTTCGTGCTTGCCGGAACCACTGAAGGGAGAAAAATAGTAAAAAGCCTGGTTGAAAAGGGAATCAGGGTTATCGCCTCTACAGCAACACCTTATGGAGGAGAACTGTTGGATAGCCGGTGTGAAGTAATCACTAGACCCCTTAATACCGATGATATGATACAAGTCATAAAAAACCGGGGTGTAGTAGAACTTATTGATGCAACCCATCCCTTTGCAAGGAAGGTTTCCGAAAATGCAAAAAAAGCAGCGAAGTTAACAGGGATCAGCTACAAAAGGATAAACAGAGAAGAGGTAGAGGTTGGCTACGACAAAGTGATTTATGTAGATGGTTTTCAGGAGGCTGCACAGTTGGCCAAAAGGTTTAATGGGACCGTTTTCCTTACCGTTGGCAGTAAAAACCTTGAAGCCTTTGCAATGCAGAGGAAACATTATGACAGGCTGGTTGCCCGCATACTGCCAATAAATGAATCTGTAGAAAAAGCCCGTAATCTAGGGTTTAAACCTGCAGATATTATAGCCCTTCAGGGGCCTTTTAGTGTAGAATTAAATAAAACCCTTTTTAAAGAATATGATGCAGGAGTAGTGATAACAAAGGACAGTGGTTATACAGGAGGATTGCACACCAAAATAGAGGCAGCAAAACACCTGAATATTCCTGTAATCATTATTAACAAACCCAAAATTTAA
- the cbiG gene encoding cobalt-precorrin 5A hydrolase codes for MKLAILALTRGGKNLGVKLVQNLPYKNADLFVLERFKTEEKEKIIKGRFMEFVRRIFYKYDGFIFIMAAGIVVRAISPLIRDKRTDPAVVVVDEKGKHAISLLGGHLGGANTLAEMVAESTGGEAVITTATDVNNTMAVDVLAKELGLSIEDFENVKHINSAIVNGDLIGLYTEININRKLPPNIKLIGLKDELKQSTGLVLISNRTDLPCYNLPSVVLRPKNLIAGVGCRKGKGKDEIIGAIKQVLALNNLSNKSLKAIATIDIKKDEAGIIEASRFFNVPLKFFSKQNIREIEGNFNGSSFVKQKLGISCVAEPCAFLAAAKPVKIYNKQKFDGITVALAVDGSENG; via the coding sequence ATGAAGCTGGCTATTCTAGCCCTGACCAGGGGAGGTAAAAACCTCGGTGTTAAGCTTGTTCAAAACCTCCCCTATAAAAATGCAGATCTGTTTGTGTTGGAGAGATTTAAAACTGAAGAAAAAGAAAAGATTATCAAAGGAAGGTTCATGGAATTTGTCAGGAGAATTTTTTATAAATACGATGGATTTATTTTTATAATGGCAGCAGGAATAGTAGTCAGGGCGATTTCACCTTTAATACGGGATAAAAGGACTGACCCTGCAGTCGTTGTTGTAGATGAGAAGGGAAAACATGCCATAAGCCTTCTCGGCGGTCATCTGGGTGGGGCAAATACCCTGGCAGAGATGGTGGCCGAATCAACGGGAGGAGAAGCTGTAATCACAACGGCTACCGATGTAAACAATACTATGGCTGTGGATGTTTTGGCTAAAGAGCTGGGGTTAAGCATTGAAGACTTTGAAAACGTTAAACATATAAACAGTGCCATTGTAAATGGGGATCTGATCGGCCTTTACACAGAGATAAACATAAACCGTAAGCTTCCTCCAAATATAAAACTCATTGGACTAAAGGATGAGCTAAAACAATCTACAGGGCTGGTTCTCATATCAAATAGAACCGATCTGCCGTGTTATAACCTGCCGTCTGTTGTCCTCAGGCCCAAAAATTTAATAGCTGGAGTTGGCTGCAGAAAAGGTAAAGGGAAGGATGAAATTATCGGGGCAATAAAACAAGTGCTTGCTTTAAACAACTTAAGCAATAAAAGCCTGAAAGCCATAGCAACCATTGATATTAAAAAGGACGAGGCAGGAATAATTGAAGCTTCACGTTTTTTTAATGTTCCTCTCAAATTTTTTTCGAAACAAAATATCAGGGAAATAGAGGGAAACTTTAATGGTTCTTCTTTTGTAAAACAAAAGCTGGGTATAAGCTGTGTAGCGGAACCCTGTGCTTTTTTAGCTGCGGCAAAACCAGTGAAAATTTACAATAAGCAGAAGTTCGATGGAATCACCGTTGCCCTTGCTGTAGATGGGAGTGAAAATGGATGA
- a CDS encoding Txe/YoeB family addiction module toxin, translated as MGYKLKFSKYALKDAKRLEECGLDKKAKEILKILKENPYQNPPPYEKLKGNLQGKFSRRINIQHRIIYEVLEEEKIVKIYRMWTHYE; from the coding sequence ATGGGATATAAGCTGAAGTTTTCAAAGTATGCTTTAAAAGATGCAAAAAGGCTGGAAGAGTGCGGATTAGACAAAAAAGCAAAAGAAATTTTAAAAATATTAAAAGAAAATCCTTATCAAAATCCCCCTCCTTATGAGAAATTAAAAGGAAATTTGCAGGGAAAATTTTCAAGAAGAATAAACATACAGCACAGAATAATATACGAAGTTTTAGAAGAAGAAAAAATTGTAAAGATTTATAGAATGTGGACGCATTATGAATAA
- a CDS encoding type II toxin-antitoxin system Phd/YefM family antitoxin gives MKTIPVTKVRENIYKIIEQTRKNSEPIQITSRKGNAILISEEDWNAIQETLYLLSIPNLKESIMDADKTPLDEWKDEEDLGWDIS, from the coding sequence ATGAAAACAATACCTGTAACAAAGGTAAGAGAGAACATATATAAAATAATTGAGCAAACAAGGAAGAACAGCGAACCAATCCAAATAACTTCCAGAAAAGGCAATGCAATTTTGATCTCTGAAGAAGACTGGAATGCAATTCAAGAAACACTGTATTTGCTGTCAATACCTAACTTAAAAGAAAGTATTATGGATGCAGATAAAACTCCATTAGATGAATGGAAGGATGAGGAAGACTTAGGATGGGATATAAGCTGA
- a CDS encoding thiamine diphosphokinase, translated as MSKAVIITNGTINDYSFIKDLIDENQDFIICADGGIKHALKAGIDPHAIIGDFDSAAPETLTLFKQKGIPIIRYPANKDKSDTELALDYAVENGYKELLLIGGFGDRMDHSLANIMLLISLSLKGFKVRAIDEKNDLQVCLDEVKITGKEGDYISLIPITSKVIGVTTHGLFYRLKNADLEFGSSLSLSNRLTAENGWVKIQDGVLLVIKARD; from the coding sequence ATGTCGAAAGCTGTTATTATCACCAACGGAACAATTAATGATTATTCATTTATCAAGGATTTAATCGATGAGAATCAAGATTTCATAATCTGTGCCGACGGGGGAATAAAGCACGCATTGAAAGCCGGTATTGACCCCCATGCCATAATAGGGGACTTTGATTCTGCTGCCCCTGAAACACTAACACTTTTTAAGCAAAAGGGCATCCCTATAATACGCTATCCCGCAAACAAAGATAAAAGCGATACAGAACTGGCACTAGATTATGCTGTAGAAAATGGATATAAAGAGCTTCTCCTGATAGGGGGGTTTGGGGACAGGATGGATCATTCCCTGGCAAATATAATGTTATTAATTTCCTTATCCCTTAAGGGTTTTAAGGTAAGGGCCATCGATGAAAAGAATGACCTTCAGGTATGTCTGGATGAGGTAAAGATTACCGGTAAAGAGGGTGATTACATTTCACTGATTCCAATTACTTCGAAAGTAATCGGTGTTACGACCCATGGCCTATTTTACAGGCTAAAAAATGCTGACCTGGAATTCGGGAGCAGCCTTTCTTTAAGCAATCGTCTTACAGCTGAAAATGGATGGGTAAAGATTCAGGATGGGGTCCTTTTGGTAATAAAGGCCAGAGATTGA
- a CDS encoding phosphodiester glycosidase family protein, with the protein MYTLIQLLHRKFIGFWIPFLLTAILILNIIVPTAEAEKTDTLLYEERYSEHVSKGVDYERIIKYTTGGWLTIHLLTVDISDRNIEINTLLPEKGLSFPEPISKMALREGAVSAINGDFFNMGNDTYTIGPVIKSGELISSPTYRNDMAVFSITRDKVPFIEKWLWKGNLVFPDGTRASINAVNKSAGNAESILMYTRYWSEHSPGCTNKTEYVEVVVEGNKVVEIREGLPPAAIPENGYVLAACGMRSTLLKDKLKPGDTLEVELSTLPDWREIYAAVGGGGILIKDGKIPDFEHNITGRHPRTAIGISRDQETMFLVVVEGRHPLSTGMDQKELAEFLLSVGAYNALNLDGGGSSVMAVRPLGENEVTPISTIANGFERRVPNGIGIFYTGKTDKLKGLRIKAPVSKIPLGGTLEFEVLGYDRNYNPVAVDPKKVTWSVSNNLGKFKGSTFHAQKSGRGYITARIGRIKEELPIHVLEEGIRIELHPSRITLEPGQARDITAYIEDTEGYRAVLNPADVEWEVMGDIGTVEDGRFTASSSSPSATGAVIARYENLSAVCLISIGKTERLIEDFQDITGMKALAYPQDVGANFEISPSPELLFSQKVGKLEYNFSGSSSPQASYAVFEGGRELPEGTKKLGLWVFGNGGNNHWLRALVTDSSGKDAYITLARNVNWCGWRKVEGEIPDDLIQPIKLRRIYLAETEMDKMDSGAIYFEGLTVFSPPDFDYSFLSMVSEKEYFDPKNTEVELKTNKKSKGFQFILFGDALIARDYNPVYYEHLSAVVDVSRKSSIDFILFSGNFTGNSEITPWEASRTWLSISPKPVYPVGDQPYSQEKGKNRFIFLDSSRGGLRPTNPEQWIFLQKELRDAGGDNIFIITNLSPENFSDKYEKQLLEDILTKYREEHDAEVWFFYGNVDEPEIYRRNGVYYAGVPGVSKDAPQYILFTVKDNKVTYQIESITP; encoded by the coding sequence ATGTACACGTTAATCCAGCTGCTGCATAGGAAATTTATCGGATTCTGGATACCGTTTCTTTTAACCGCAATTCTAATTCTGAACATTATTGTTCCCACAGCAGAAGCAGAAAAAACCGATACCCTTTTGTATGAAGAAAGATATTCGGAACATGTTTCAAAAGGGGTTGATTACGAAAGGATTATCAAATACACCACCGGAGGATGGCTTACAATTCACCTTTTAACGGTAGATATATCTGACAGAAATATCGAAATAAATACACTGCTTCCGGAAAAAGGCTTATCTTTCCCCGAACCTATAAGTAAAATGGCATTACGAGAAGGTGCAGTATCTGCAATTAACGGCGATTTCTTTAATATGGGGAATGATACATATACAATCGGACCCGTTATAAAATCAGGAGAACTGATCTCAAGCCCTACATACAGAAATGATATGGCCGTATTTTCCATTACCCGCGATAAAGTACCCTTTATCGAAAAATGGCTATGGAAAGGGAATCTGGTGTTTCCTGACGGGACCAGGGCTTCCATTAATGCCGTTAATAAATCTGCCGGCAATGCCGAAAGTATATTAATGTATACACGTTACTGGTCCGAACACAGCCCCGGTTGTACTAATAAAACCGAATATGTTGAAGTAGTAGTCGAAGGGAATAAGGTAGTAGAGATAAGGGAAGGATTACCCCCTGCGGCTATTCCGGAAAACGGCTATGTTCTCGCAGCTTGCGGTATGAGAAGCACGCTCTTAAAAGATAAATTGAAACCGGGTGATACCCTTGAAGTCGAACTCTCAACGCTGCCGGATTGGAGGGAGATATATGCTGCTGTCGGCGGTGGAGGAATTCTGATAAAAGATGGAAAAATTCCCGACTTCGAACATAATATCACTGGAAGGCATCCCCGAACAGCTATCGGAATCTCAAGAGACCAGGAAACGATGTTTTTGGTGGTAGTAGAGGGAAGACACCCCTTAAGTACGGGCATGGATCAAAAAGAACTGGCCGAATTCCTTCTGTCGGTAGGGGCATATAATGCCCTGAATCTGGACGGCGGCGGTTCATCAGTTATGGCTGTAAGGCCTCTGGGGGAAAACGAAGTAACCCCTATCAGCACAATAGCAAACGGGTTTGAACGGAGGGTCCCCAACGGTATAGGGATATTCTATACGGGGAAAACAGATAAACTCAAAGGTTTGAGGATTAAAGCCCCCGTTTCGAAAATTCCTTTAGGTGGAACGCTAGAGTTCGAGGTTTTAGGATATGACCGGAATTACAATCCCGTAGCTGTTGATCCCAAAAAAGTAACATGGTCTGTTTCGAACAACCTCGGCAAATTTAAAGGCTCCACCTTCCATGCCCAAAAATCGGGCAGGGGATACATTACTGCAAGGATAGGGAGAATCAAGGAAGAACTTCCCATTCATGTATTAGAGGAAGGGATACGGATTGAACTTCATCCTTCCCGGATAACCCTGGAACCCGGACAGGCCAGGGATATCACAGCATATATCGAAGATACCGAGGGTTACAGGGCTGTATTAAACCCAGCCGACGTAGAATGGGAAGTAATGGGCGATATAGGCACAGTAGAAGATGGTCGGTTCACTGCTTCATCTTCATCACCATCAGCAACAGGGGCAGTAATTGCCCGTTATGAAAACCTTTCCGCCGTCTGTCTTATCAGTATTGGGAAAACGGAAAGATTAATCGAAGATTTTCAGGATATTACCGGAATGAAAGCCTTAGCATACCCCCAGGATGTAGGGGCAAATTTCGAGATTTCTCCCTCTCCCGAACTGCTATTCAGTCAAAAGGTAGGAAAACTGGAATACAATTTTTCAGGTTCTTCCTCTCCCCAGGCTTCCTATGCGGTGTTTGAAGGTGGAAGGGAATTGCCTGAAGGCACAAAGAAGCTGGGCCTGTGGGTTTTCGGTAATGGCGGCAACAATCACTGGCTGAGGGCCCTTGTTACTGATTCCTCAGGAAAAGACGCCTATATAACCCTTGCCAGGAATGTTAACTGGTGCGGCTGGAGAAAGGTTGAAGGTGAAATCCCGGATGATTTAATTCAGCCTATAAAACTGCGGAGGATCTACCTTGCTGAAACCGAGATGGATAAAATGGATTCGGGTGCCATCTACTTCGAAGGCCTTACAGTTTTTTCACCCCCTGATTTCGATTACTCTTTCCTGTCAATGGTATCGGAGAAAGAATATTTTGACCCCAAGAATACAGAGGTTGAATTGAAAACAAATAAAAAAAGCAAGGGCTTTCAGTTCATCCTATTCGGTGATGCCCTTATTGCCAGGGACTATAACCCTGTATACTATGAACATCTATCTGCTGTTGTAGACGTATCTAGAAAAAGCTCCATCGACTTTATCCTGTTTTCCGGGAATTTTACAGGTAATTCGGAGATAACACCGTGGGAAGCAAGTCGGACATGGCTGTCAATATCGCCGAAACCCGTTTACCCGGTAGGTGATCAGCCATATTCCCAGGAAAAAGGGAAAAACAGGTTTATTTTCCTGGATTCATCAAGAGGAGGATTGCGCCCGACCAACCCCGAGCAGTGGATATTCCTTCAAAAAGAATTGAGGGATGCCGGTGGGGATAATATTTTCATAATAACAAATCTGTCCCCTGAGAACTTCAGTGATAAATATGAAAAACAGCTCCTGGAGGATATTCTTACTAAATACAGGGAAGAACATGATGCAGAGGTATGGTTTTTTTACGGAAATGTAGACGAGCCTGAAATATACCGCCGTAACGGGGTTTACTATGCAGGGGTACCGGGAGTCAGTAAGGATGCACCTCAATACATTTTGTTTACTGTTAAGGACAATAAAGTAACTTATCAGATAGAAAGTATTACACCTTGA
- the cbiT gene encoding precorrin-6Y C5,15-methyltransferase (decarboxylating) subunit CbiT, translated as MKQKIFEVPGIPDECFDRGNLPMTKEEVRCITISKLRLSQDSIVYDVGAGTGTVSIEAGLIVQKGKVYSIEKTEEGCELIQKNTRKFRLHNIEVIKGEAPEVLKPLPAPHRVFIGGSGGRLKEILKVCHQKLRKNGIIVINCITIETLTTGVQVLKEKGYSVEIVNIIVSKGEKAGKVTMMKSLNPVFIISARKGGINND; from the coding sequence ATGAAACAAAAAATTTTTGAGGTTCCCGGAATTCCTGATGAATGTTTTGATCGTGGAAACCTGCCCATGACTAAGGAAGAGGTAAGGTGTATAACGATATCAAAATTGAGATTAAGCCAGGATAGCATCGTGTATGATGTTGGTGCAGGAACGGGAACAGTTTCCATTGAAGCAGGCCTTATTGTGCAAAAAGGTAAAGTTTATTCTATTGAGAAAACTGAAGAGGGCTGTGAGCTGATTCAAAAAAATACACGGAAATTCAGGCTGCATAACATCGAAGTCATAAAGGGAGAGGCACCTGAAGTTTTAAAGCCCCTTCCTGCTCCCCATCGAGTGTTTATAGGAGGAAGCGGTGGCAGGCTGAAAGAAATCCTTAAAGTATGCCATCAAAAGCTTAGAAAAAATGGCATCATAGTAATTAACTGCATTACCATTGAGACATTAACAACGGGTGTTCAGGTATTAAAGGAAAAAGGATATTCAGTAGAAATAGTAAACATTATCGTTTCCAAAGGAGAAAAAGCTGGAAAGGTAACAATGATGAAAAGTTTAAATCCTGTCTTTATCATCAGCGCACGAAAGGGCGGTATAAATAATGACTAA
- the cobJ gene encoding precorrin-3B C(17)-methyltransferase produces MKGKLYIVGLGPGGKGDMTLRAVKAIEDSDIIVGYTTYVNLIREMIRDKRVITTGMRRERERCEKAVFCAERGNRVCIVSSGDPGVYGMAGLVLEIIAKQNSKIEVEIIPGVTSATAGGALLGAPLINDFAVISLSDLLTPWDVIQQRIRAAARSDFVIVLYNPMSKKRRKHIEKAREIILNCRKPETPVGIVKNIGREGETVIVTDLQHMLEYQIDMVTTVIIGNSSTFAENDRMITPRGYEV; encoded by the coding sequence ATGAAAGGAAAGTTATATATTGTAGGTCTTGGTCCTGGAGGCAAAGGGGATATGACTTTAAGGGCAGTTAAAGCCATTGAGGATTCAGATATAATAGTAGGATATACAACTTATGTCAATCTGATAAGGGAGATGATTCGGGACAAAAGAGTGATTACTACAGGAATGAGGCGGGAAAGAGAAAGGTGTGAAAAAGCTGTTTTTTGTGCAGAGAGAGGTAACAGGGTTTGTATTGTTTCCAGTGGTGATCCGGGAGTTTACGGTATGGCCGGACTGGTATTGGAAATAATTGCAAAACAGAATTCTAAAATTGAAGTTGAAATCATTCCTGGAGTAACCTCTGCTACGGCCGGAGGAGCACTGCTGGGAGCACCCCTTATAAACGATTTTGCGGTGATAAGCTTAAGTGATCTCCTGACACCTTGGGATGTAATACAGCAACGAATACGGGCAGCTGCCCGGAGCGATTTTGTAATTGTTTTATACAACCCCATGAGCAAAAAGAGAAGAAAACACATCGAAAAGGCACGGGAAATAATATTGAACTGCAGAAAACCCGAAACCCCCGTTGGAATCGTAAAAAATATAGGAAGGGAAGGGGAGACGGTGATTGTGACAGACCTGCAGCACATGTTGGAATATCAGATCGATATGGTCACAACAGTTATCATTGGAAACAGTTCGACATTTGCAGAAAATGATAGAATGATTACACCAAGGGGTTATGAGGTATGA
- the cobI gene encoding precorrin-2 C(20)-methyltransferase, which translates to MTKFYGIGVGPGDPELLTLKAAETLRKLDVVIAPEKSKGRGSAALKIAKRYLKPDAKVLRMVFPMVEDRVLLKKSWKKCVETIELEIQKGNYVGFITLGDPMIYSTYTYVFRMLQEKGISIETIPGVPSFCACAAKAGKPLAQGRENLVVIPGVKNKEELENLLDNFKNVVVMKAGSHLDKTIELLEAKGFSHLTLVSQCGFDEEKVYHDLRDLQNKKIHYLSMIIAKKGDE; encoded by the coding sequence ATGACTAAATTTTACGGAATTGGAGTTGGGCCGGGAGATCCAGAACTCCTCACTCTAAAGGCAGCAGAAACCTTAAGAAAGCTGGATGTGGTAATAGCCCCTGAAAAATCCAAAGGCAGGGGTAGTGCAGCATTAAAAATAGCTAAAAGATACCTGAAACCTGATGCAAAAGTTTTGAGAATGGTCTTCCCTATGGTTGAAGACCGGGTATTGCTTAAAAAAAGCTGGAAAAAGTGTGTTGAGACCATTGAGCTTGAAATTCAAAAAGGGAATTATGTCGGTTTTATTACTCTGGGTGATCCCATGATTTACAGCACTTATACGTATGTATTTAGAATGCTTCAAGAAAAAGGAATAAGCATAGAGACTATCCCGGGGGTGCCTTCTTTTTGCGCCTGTGCTGCAAAGGCCGGGAAACCCCTTGCTCAGGGCCGGGAAAACCTGGTTGTTATTCCAGGGGTAAAGAATAAGGAAGAACTTGAAAATCTGCTGGATAATTTTAAAAATGTGGTAGTGATGAAAGCAGGTTCCCATCTTGATAAAACCATTGAGCTTCTTGAAGCAAAAGGCTTTTCACATTTAACACTGGTAAGCCAGTGTGGTTTTGATGAGGAAAAGGTTTATCATGATTTAAGAGATTTACAAAACAAAAAAATCCACTATCTTTCCATGATAATCGCTAAAAAGGGTGATGAATAA
- a CDS encoding DUF2225 domain-containing protein yields the protein MVDVLYRKEVLCPVCSSTFETSKVRLSQRKVEKRDEDFCIYYKGENPIYYEVWVCPECGYAAMEAYFQDIDEWGKDKVRKNISVKWRKRSYGGQRGIDEAINCYKLALYCSRVIEAKASTTASLCLRLAWLYRMQQDPREKEFLKHALNFYMEAFSKERFPIGKMNEITMMYLIGELHRRLGNYEEAVKWFNRVVSHPSRHSNPAIEKMARDQWHLAAQQRKQPDEEIVEG from the coding sequence ATGGTTGATGTTTTATACAGGAAAGAAGTTCTGTGTCCTGTTTGCAGTAGTACATTTGAAACGTCAAAGGTTCGGCTGTCCCAACGTAAGGTAGAAAAAAGGGATGAGGATTTTTGCATCTACTATAAGGGTGAAAACCCAATTTATTATGAGGTCTGGGTCTGCCCCGAATGTGGTTATGCAGCAATGGAAGCCTATTTTCAGGATATTGATGAATGGGGCAAGGACAAGGTTAGAAAGAATATATCGGTAAAATGGAGAAAAAGGAGTTATGGAGGTCAGAGAGGTATAGATGAGGCCATAAACTGCTATAAACTTGCTTTATACTGCAGCAGGGTTATAGAAGCCAAGGCAAGTACTACAGCATCTCTTTGTCTGCGGTTGGCATGGCTGTACAGAATGCAGCAGGACCCCCGTGAAAAGGAGTTTCTGAAACATGCTTTAAATTTTTATATGGAGGCTTTTAGCAAGGAACGGTTTCCTATAGGCAAAATGAATGAGATAACTATGATGTATCTGATAGGGGAACTGCACAGACGCCTCGGTAACTACGAAGAAGCTGTTAAATGGTTTAACAGGGTTGTATCCCATCCTTCAAGGCACAGCAATCCGGCAATAGAAAAGATGGCAAGAGATCAATGGCACCTGGCAGCCCAGCAGCGAAAACAGCCTGATGAAGAAATTGTGGAGGGTTGA
- the cobM gene encoding precorrin-4 C(11)-methyltransferase, translating into MRVYFVGAGPGDVELITVKGKKLLEKADVVVYAGSLVNRELLRFCKEDVEIYDSSRMHLDEIIKTMVEASKKGKKVVRLHTGDPTIYGAIREQIDRLHRENIQCEIVPGVSSFTAAAAALEKEFTLPDVSQTVILTRIEGRTPVPERERLHKLAQHKASMAIFLSVHKIEEVVEELKKGYSEDTPVVVVQNASWKEEVVVPGSLKDISKKVKEKNITKTAIILVGDFLGNKYSFSKLYNKNFSHGFREAQK; encoded by the coding sequence ATGAGGGTATACTTTGTAGGAGCAGGCCCTGGAGATGTAGAGCTTATCACAGTAAAAGGGAAAAAACTCCTTGAAAAAGCCGATGTGGTTGTGTATGCGGGTTCCCTTGTCAATAGAGAATTACTGAGGTTTTGTAAAGAGGATGTCGAAATTTACGACAGCTCGAGAATGCACCTGGATGAAATTATCAAAACAATGGTTGAAGCATCAAAAAAGGGTAAAAAAGTGGTCAGGCTTCATACAGGAGACCCAACTATATATGGAGCAATCAGAGAGCAGATTGACAGGCTGCACAGAGAAAACATTCAATGTGAAATCGTTCCAGGGGTCAGTTCTTTTACCGCAGCAGCTGCCGCGTTGGAGAAGGAATTTACACTGCCTGATGTTTCTCAAACGGTGATTCTGACAAGGATTGAAGGACGAACCCCGGTACCGGAAAGGGAGAGGCTGCATAAACTCGCCCAACACAAAGCATCTATGGCCATTTTCCTCTCTGTGCACAAAATTGAGGAAGTTGTAGAAGAACTAAAGAAGGGATATAGTGAAGATACTCCCGTTGTCGTGGTCCAGAATGCTTCATGGAAGGAAGAAGTTGTTGTACCGGGCAGCTTAAAAGACATCTCAAAAAAAGTGAAGGAAAAGAACATTACCAAAACGGCAATCATTCTGGTTGGTGATTTTTTGGGAAATAAATATAGTTTTTCAAAGCTTTATAATAAAAACTTTTCCCACGGATTTCGGGAGGCACAAAAATGA